The following coding sequences are from one Carassius gibelio isolate Cgi1373 ecotype wild population from Czech Republic chromosome B7, carGib1.2-hapl.c, whole genome shotgun sequence window:
- the LOC127961889 gene encoding potassium voltage-gated channel subfamily KQT member 1-like, which yields MKRWDKKGFAHDLHASVCKLGEKGRLQRGGGGLVCRKRLSNLLFCSSIYLSVGQSMFILQSPAAPHSGVTEGGESSSTPTTSTSLEEDRLRDSHRAAIRVIQRMFYFVARKNFQQARKPYDVRDVIEQYSQGHLNLMVRIKELQRRLDQSLGKLSFFQTSSERMKDKGINTIGSRLNRMEEKITHMDRTLNSIAESLNLMLARERREDLARGKELRSSFHRQSATFTLSMPSRQDSLTSSEQLSTTTVIHEDS from the exons ATGAAGAGGTGGGACAAGAAGGGCTTTGCCCATGATTTACACGCCTCGGTGTGCAAATTGGGGGAAAAAGGCAGGCTACAGCGTGGAGGTGGTGGCTTAGTTTGCAGAAAGCGCTTATCCAACTTGCTATTCTGCAGTTCAATCTATCTCTCCGTGGGCCAATCGATGTTCATCTTACAatctccagcagctcctcatagTGGGGTAACTGAGGGGGGTGAATCCTCATCAACGCCTACCACGTCTACCTCCTTGGAGGAAGACAG GTTGCGGGATTCCCACCGAGCTGCCATTCGTGTGATCCAGAGAATGTTCTACTTTGTAGCCAGAAAGAATTTCCAG CAAGCACGTAAACCGTATGATGTGAGGGATGTCATTGAGCAGTATTCACAGGGTCATCTCAACCTCATGGTGCGCATCAAGGAGCTACAGAGAAG ACTGGATCAGTCCTTAGGGAAGCTGTCTTTCTTCCAGACAAGTTCAG agcGCATGAAAGACAAAGGCATAAACACTATTGGCTCCAGACTCAACAGGATGGAAGAGAAG ATCACACACATGGACAGGACACTGAACAGCATCGCAGAATCTCTTAACCTCATGTTGGCAAGGGAGAGAAGGGAAGATCTGGCCAGAGGGAAGGAACTGCGCAGCAGCTTCCACCGCCAATCAGCCACCTTCACCCTCTCAATGCCGAGCAGACAGGACAGCCTGACCAGCTCTGAGCAACTGTCCACAACAACTGTTATTCATGAGGACAGCTGA
- the LOC127961867 gene encoding cyclin-dependent kinase inhibitor 1B-like gives MTNVDASSNLERHVARRTFPLLARTKVCRNLFGPVDHEELHGEMKRKLQEISERDQSRWNFNFETSSPLPGDYEWEAISEDTVPFFYQDKVQRARAAATGDASGAFDCGLNGVSRGPLVQESADVPSRANEINQENLSGALNSRPARSPVLRNRRKRSLIPETPRHSTPQITDFFPKRKRTLEAKQDERSSLQAVTSTSIEVTPRKTIR, from the exons ATGACAAACGTGGACGCGTCAAGCAATCTGGAGCGTCATGTTGCACGGAGGACATTTCCTCTTCTCGCCCGCACAAAGGTTTGCCGTAACCTCTTCGGACCCGTGGATCACGAGGAACTGCACGGTGAAATGAAACGCAAACTCCAGGAGATCTCCGAGCGGGACCAGAGCCGGTGGAATTTTAACTTTGAGACCAGCTCTCCTTTGCCTGGAGATTACGAGTGGGAGGCTATTTCAGAGGACACTGTGCCGTTTTTCTACCAGGATAAAGTGCAAAGAGCTCGCGCCGCGGCGACAGGAGACGCGTCCGGCGCTTTTGACTGCGGGTTAAATGGGGTTTCCAGGGGTCCGCTAGTTCAAGAATCCGCGGACGTCCCGAGTCGAGCCAACGAAATCAACCAGGAGAACCTCTCAGGTGCGCTCAACTCAAGGCCAGCTCGATCTCCGGTCCTCAGAAACAGGCGGAAGAGGTCCCTCATCCCAGAGACCCCCAGACACAGCACGCCACAGATTACAG ACTTCTTCCCGAAAAGAAAAAGGACCTTGGAGGCCAAGCAGGATGAGCGTAGCTCGCTTCAAGCCGTCACATCCACCAGCATCGAAGTCACGCCACGCAAAACAATACGATG A